In the Podospora bellae-mahoneyi strain CBS 112042 chromosome 4, whole genome shotgun sequence genome, one interval contains:
- a CDS encoding hypothetical protein (COG:U; antiSMASH:Cluster_4; SMCOG1005:Drug resistance transporter; SMCOG1005: EmrB/QacA; EggNog:ENOG503NY96) has translation MEKQHVMVGPEYSAEPHTDPSLGDKSPDTTTVDVANGTLANNGSKPPSLADENNHNTPWDEKSQYLTGLKLVMVVCCMCLACFLMLIDTMVVSTKLTGSHLPMQAIPRITDEFNSLADIGWYATAYQFGSAAPQPLSGKVFAHFNNRFSFLAFFLIFELGSALCGAAVSSTMLIVGRAIAGVGAAGIINGALIIISCSVPMEKRPGLIGIVMGFNQLGLVIGPLIGGALTSYSTWRWCFYINLPIGALVVLALFLFPVPEQSAKPPAMKVLVKLHKYLDLVGFCLFAPAVLQLILALSFGGVTYPWNSSQVIGLFCGAAATFLVWLLWNRHKGPDALLPPAMLARTAVWTSGLYQAFLMAAVYGAIFFLPIYFQAINNASPLLSGVYLLPTILPQLLMAASSGALIMAIGYVIPLATMSTVLLSVASGLYSLLRPGSPTGWWVGFQVLAGVGSGLGLQVAIIAIQAVVTGEELSSAMAFIVFTQSLGPAIVLTLCQLIFYSSLRVEIPREAPDADTEAVIAAGATGFRAIVPPDVLPGVLEAYANSINKVFYLVAAIAASCGLVLWGMGWKDLRKKPDDDGETADKEMGAPEGRVSGVDNKGVE, from the exons ATGGAGAAGCAGCATGTCATGGTGGGCCCTGAGTATTCCGCCGAGCCACATACCGACCCGTCACTTGGCGACAAGTCCCCAGACACGACGACAGTTGATGTCGCCAATGGGACTTTGGCCAACAATGGCTCCAAGCCACCTTCTTTGGCCGACGAAAACAATCACAACACACCATGGGATGAGAAAAGTCAGTATCTAACAGGCCTCAAGCTTGTTATGGTGGTTTGTTGTATGTGTTTGGCGTGTTTTCTCATGTTGATCGATACAATGGTGGTTAGCACC AAACTTACCGGCAGCCACCTACCTATGCAGGCTATACCTCGCATAACAGATGAGTTCAACTCGCTCGCAGACATTGGCTGGTATGCGACGGCGTACCAGTTCGGGAG CGCAGCTCCACAGCCTCTGTCAGGCAAAGTGTTTGCACACTTCAACAACAGATTCTCGTTCCTTGCCTTTTTTCTCATCTTTGAGCTTGGATCGGCCCTCTGTGGTGCAGCGGTGTCTTCGACCATGTTGATTGTTGGCCGCGCAATCGCTGGTGTAGGGGCTGCCGGGATCATCAATGGTGCACTGATCATCATCTCTTGTTCCGTTCCCATGGAAAAACGCCCTG GCCTCATTGGAATTGTCATGGGAT TCAACCAACTTGGTCTGGTAATTGGACCTCTCATTGGGGGAGCGCTCACCTCTTACTCCACATGGCGATGGT GTTTCTACATCAACCTACCCATCGGCGCCCTGGTTGTTCTCGCGCTGTTCCTCTTCCCCGTTCCCGAACAGAGTGCCAAACCCCCAGCCATGAAGGTGCTTGTCAAGCTTCACAAATATCTCGACCTGGTAGGCTTCTGTCTGTTTGCACCAGCAGTCCTGCAGTTGATATTGGCACTCAGCTTCGGCGGGGTGACATATCCCTGGAACTCCTCCCAAGTGATCGGGCTCTTCTGTGGCGCGGCGGCAACGTTTCTTGTCTGGCTGTTGTGGAACCGACACAAAGGACCTGACGCGTTACTGCCCCCCGCCATGCTGGCACGCACAGCAGTTTGGACTTCGGGTTTGTACCAGGCCTTTTTGATGGCGGCAGTGTACGGGGCCATATTTTTTCTGCCCATATACTTTCaggccatcaacaacgcctcGCCTCTCCTGAGCGGGGTGTACCTCTTGCCGACCATCTTGCCGCAGCTGCTCATGGCGGCGTCTTCGGGAGCGTTGA TCATGGCTATCGGGTACGTGATACCTCTGGCCACAATGTCCACAGTCTTGCTTTCCGTAGCCAGTGGACTGTACTCTCTTCTCAGGCCAGGCAGCCCGACAGGCTGGTGGGTCGGCTTTCAAGTGCTGGCTGGTGTTGGGTCGGGTCTGGGACTGCAAGTG GCCATCATCGCGATCCAAGCCGTCGTGACCGGGGAGGAACTCTCCTCGGCGATGGCCTTCATCGTCTTCACCCAATCGCTGGGCCCGGCCATCGTGCTCACGCTCTGTCAACTGATCTTCTACTCGAGTCTACGGGTGGAAATCCCCAGGGAGGCGCCCGACGCCGACACGGAAGCGGTCATTGCCGCAGGTGCCACCGGGTTCCGCGCGATAGTACCGCCTGACGTTCTTCCGGGTGTGCTTGAGGCATATGCGAACAGTATTAACAAAGTATTCTACTTGGTTGCCGCCATAGCAGCTTCTTGCGGCTTGGTTCTGTGGGGAATGGGGTGGAAAGATCTACGGAAGAAGCCggacgatgatggtgagaCTGCCGATAAGGAAATGGGAGCTCCTGAGGGCCGGGTTTCAGGGGTTGACAATAAAGGTGTTGAATAG
- a CDS encoding putative NRPS-like protein biosynthetic cluster (antiSMASH:Cluster_4; SMCOG1002:AMP-dependent synthetase and ligase; EggNog:ENOG503PA5J; COG:I), with protein sequence MKPSPHHTGIATLEDLLQSRARSSPCQRLLFYAPGNPSTPTDISYAHLLALATSNSRAVRALPSFREQKPILLHLDNHQDTIFWFWSVRMARGLPVLSTPFSNAPGYRKKHIKGLSNLLESPICITRTGNVSLFDGVDHGLEIVTVEQLEECSRKGHKEDGLDRNGLPRAQENPNSLAMLMLTSGSTGNAKAVCLTHSMVLASVAGKSGACVLPPGRPFLNWIGLDHVGALVEIHIHALWENVDQVHVGTADVVSSPFLFLDHLSRHRVSRSFAPNFFLASLVSASKRQPEQNTKQWDLSSLAFLVSGGEANDMQTCVEASALLERYGAPRNVIAPGFGMTETCAGCIYSTSCPDYDLEMGYAVASLGTCIRGMEMRVRVSWGSGPESDRQRRNALPNEPGDLEVRGTMVFGSYYRNLAATQQAFTEDGWFRTGDRALLDSDGRLCLVGRVKELVNINGVKTPIADIQLLLEQAVQGKEVVSRLFVFPSNNAHTEQVTVAYVPAKIEWEAEDVAIRMAEVDKSLTEACLLATASRPLIFALTPESMQLLPTTTLGKVSRAKMRSFFEGDLFAVDVARHRNLVNGVNRKGTPRNSKLTDVEAGILQDFTRERRGNLESGCDLDTPVWELGFTSMDLIRLKHALDKRFTVSLPVIAIMKNPTARALAAVVEDILQQNKKPQPIPTPLTNPTTSLPNYDPVIIFRPPPANPPSPENQIPTPLWLIHPGVGEVLVFIPLIHHLSLSSPQRPIYALRAPGFEPVNPHHEPSSPQLFTSITQAVTFYASAIKRHQPRGPYCLAGYSYGSMLAFEMAKLLQQAGDSVKFLGVLNLPPRIKERMRYLNWNRCLINLAYFLGLVAGEEKTEELDRMLAREGDKGRALRGVLDVADRERLAELGLGEGELARWADVAYGLQSIAVDYEPEAGEIDGGMDVFYAVPLRAVAETREVWLRDHLMGWREFVCLREGVGGGDGVRFHGVGGAHYTMIGPEFVEGFAEVFVRAMRERGV encoded by the coding sequence ATGAAGCCCTCGCCACATCACACCGGAATAGCGACCTTAGAGGACCTCTTGCAAAGCCGAGCAAGAAGCAGCCCGTGCCAACGCCTTCTGTTCTACGCCCCGGGAAACCCCAGCACTCCGACGGACATATCATATGCCCACCTGCTGGCTCTGGCAACCTCAAACTCGCGAGCCGTCCGTGCTCTCCCATCATTTCGAGAGCAGAAGCCAATCCTGCTTCATCTGGACAACCACCAAGACACAAtcttttggttttggtcCGTTCGGATGGCCAGAGGGCTCCCCGTACTCTCTACTCCATTCAGCAATGCCCCAGGTTACCGTAAAAAGCACATCAAAGGCCTTTCAAACCTTCTAGAGTCTCCGATATGCATCACACGGACTGGAAATGTCTCTCTCTTTGACGGCGTGGATCATGGCCTTGAAATCGTGACTGTTGAGCAGTTGGAAGAGTGCAGCAGGAAAGGACACAAAGAAGATGGATTGGATCGGAACGGCCTACCACGAGCACAAGAAAATCCAAACTCCCTGGCCATGCTGATGCTGACATCGGGGAGCACGGGCAACGCCAAAGCCGTGTGTCTGACTCACAGCATGGTGTTGGCATCAGTAGCAGGGAAGTCAGGGGCATGTGTTCTTCCGCCCGGTCGCCCGTTTCTGAATTGGATCGGCCTCGACCACGTCGGAGCCTTGGTCGAGATACACATTCACGCCCTGTGGGAAAACGTTGACCAGGTTCACGTCGGAACTGCCGATGTTGTGTCGTCACCgtttctcttcctcgaccATCTGAGTCGCCATCGTGTCTCCCGGTCCTTTGCGCCCAACTTCTTCCTGGCCAGTCTCGTATCAGCCAGCAAGAGGCAGCCGGAGCAAAACACCAAGCAGTGGGATCTTTCAAGCCTGGCATTTCTCGTGTCTGGGGGAGAGGCAAATGACATGCAGACATGCGTGGAAGCCTCGGCGCTTCTCGAACGTTACGGCGCGCCCAGGAATGTTATAGCCCCCGGGTTTGGAATGACCGAGACATGCGCTGGCTGCATATACAGTACAAGTTGTCCAGACTATGATCTCGAGATGGGCTACGCCGTTGCCTCACTCGGCACATGCATACGTGGCATGGAGATGCGAGTCCGAGTCAGCTGGGGATCTGGGCCTGAATCGGATCGGCAACGAAGAAACGCCCTGCCAAATGAGCCGGGCGATCTCGAGGTACGGGGCACCATGGTCTTTGGATCGTACTACAGAAACCTGGCGGCTACGCAGCAGGCATTTACGGAGGATGGGTGGTTCCGCACCGGGGACCGCGCTCTGTTGGATTCTGATGGCCGCCTATGTCTGGTAGGACGTGTGAAAGAACTGGTCAACATCAACGGGGTGAAAACGCCCATCGCCGATATCCAGCTGCTCCTCGAACAGGCTGTTCAGGGGAAGGAAGTTGTCTCGCGTCTTTTCGTCTTTCCATCCAATAATGCTCACACCGAGCAGGTGACGGTTGCTTATGTGCCGGCCAAAATCGAATGGGAAGCCGAGGACGTTGCCATCCGAATGGCTGAGGTTGACAAAAGCCTAACGGAAGCCTGTCTATTGGCCACCGCCTCTCGCCCACTCATCTTTGCCTTGACCCCTGAATCAATGCAACTGctaccaacaacaacattggGAAAGGTTTCACGAGCCAAGATGAGATCTTTCTTTGAGGGAGATCTCTTTGCCGTTGATGTAGCCCGACACCGCAACCTGGTAAACGGTGTCAACAGAAAGGGGACGCCCAGGAACTCCAAGCTGACAGATGTGGAGGCCGGCATCCTCCAAGACTTTACCAGAGAACGACGAGGTAATTTGGAGAGCGGGTGTGACCTCGATACTCCTGTATGGGAGCTGGGCTTCACGTCCATGGACCTCATCCGCCTGAAACACGCCCTCGACAAGCGGTTCACCGTGTCATTAcccgtcatcgccatcatgAAGAACCCCACCGCTCGTGCCCTAGCAGCAGTAGTCGAAGACATCCtccagcaaaacaaaaaaccccaacccatcccaaccccccttaccaacccaaccacctccctccccaactaCGATCCTGTCATCATCTTCCGCCCACCACCCGCcaatcctccctctcccgaaAACCAAATCCCTACCCCCCTCTGGCTCATCCACCCCGGCGTGGGCGAAGTCCTCGTgttcatccccctcatccaccacctttccctctcctccccccaaagaCCAATCTACGCCCTCCGCGCCCCCGGCTTCGAGCCGGTTAATCCCCATCACgagccctcctccccccagttgttcacctccatcacccaagCCGTAACCTTTTACGCCTCGGCCATCAAACGCCACCAACCCAGAGGGCCGTACTGCCTGGCGGGTTACTCCTACGGCTCCATGCTCGCCTTCGAGATggccaagctcctccagcaagcCGGCGACAGCGTCAAGTTCCTCGGCGTCCTCAACCTGCCCCCGAGGAtcaaggagaggatgaggtaCCTGAACTGGAACCGGTGCCTGATTAACCTCGCCTACTTCCTCGGTCTGGtcgcgggggaggagaagacggaggagcTGGACCGGATGCTGGCGCGGGAGGGGGACAAGGGCAGGGCTTTGCGGGGGGTGCTGGATGTGGCGGAtagggagaggttggcggagTTGGGGCTGGGCGAGGGGGAATTGGCTCGGTGGGCGGATGTGGCGTATGGGCTGCAGAGTATTGCTGTGGATTATGAGCCAGAGGCTGGGGAGATTgatggggggatggatgtGTTTTATGCTGTTCCGTTGAGGGCTGTGGCCGAGACGAGGGAGGTTTGGTTGAGGGATCATttgatggggtggagggagttTGTCTGTTTGCGTGAGGgagttggcggcggcgatggcgtgAGGTTTCACGGTGTTGGGGGGGCGCACTACACCATGATTGGGCCTGAGTTTGTAGAGGGGTTTGCCGAGGTGTTTGTGAGGGCtatgagggagaggggggtgtaG
- a CDS encoding hypothetical protein (antiSMASH:Cluster_4; EggNog:ENOG503PAT8) — protein sequence MSDSVPTGPPQFPLPIDPDDPGRGPLVMGLNYGFTIVAMMAVALRFYVRRKVGNRAWGWDDWLMLVAVIFQVVCECLFALSFKHGFGKHDYSIQKPDQFVEIMKWAWIAQGFGQVTSIVARLSITISLITLFGVHRWFKWFLIVLTTVQTMLGTAMLVLSYAQVRPLEALWNVFMDPAKVWRLDTKYFINLGYLTQSVYTFSDVAYVVIPVAIIWRLNMTLHRRLGLIALLAAMLFTAVMSILKTYTIHWQGDPTITDPLYRNSLQVLYANLEQTSVIIMGCVPSLRAIVNVELPFGLSRLGQSVASLLGSRRSATSKGSGLSFQKGTGSGGSGGVSSKLKSFGSSTVASRYDHDATYAGGVYQDLELGTHSLGNHDRFGTKVPVVMSVSHNVGSPGAPTPPSSGGHHGGSTDHLVPPGGENYVVRIDQFSVQESYQGPGKAQ from the coding sequence ATGTCCGACTCTGTCCCAACCGGCCCCCCTCAGTTCCCCCTGCCCATCGACCCGGATGATCCCGGCCGTGGCCCGCTGGTCATGGGCCTCAACTACGGCTTTACCATtgtggccatgatggctgTCGCCCTCCGCTTCTACGTGCGCAGAAAGGTTGGGAACCGGGCATGGGGGTGGGACGATTGGCTGATGCTGGTCGCCGTCATCTTCCAGGTCGTCTGCGAGTGCCTGTTTGCACTGTCGTTCAAGCACGGCTTCGGCAAACATGACTACAGCATCCAGAAGCCAGACCAGTTTGTCGAGATCATGAAGTGGGCCTGGATTGCCCAGGGGTTCGGCCAGGTCACGTCGATCGTGGCGCGCCTGTCCATCACCATTTCGCTCATCACCCTCTTTGGCGTCCACCGATGGTTCAAGTGGTTCCTGATCGTGCTGACCACAGTGCAAACCATGCTTGGCACCGCCATGCTCGTTCTTTCGTACGCTCAGGTGCGCCCGCTGGAGGCCCTGTGGAATGTCTTTATGGACCCTGCCAAGGTCTGGCGCCTTGACACAAAATACTTTATCAACCTCGGCTACCTCACACAGTCTGTGTACACCTTTTCCGACGTGGCTTATGTCGTCATCCCGGTCGCCATCATCTGGCGGCTCAACATGACACTGCACCGCCGGCTGGGCCTGATCGCCCTGCTGGCCGCCATGCTCTTCACCGCCGTCATGTCCATCCTCAAGACCTACACCATCCACTGGCAGGGAGACCCGACCATCACGGATCCGCTCTACCGCAACAGTTTGCAGGTGCTCTATGCCAACCTCGAGCAGACCAgcgtcatcatcatgggtTGCGTCCCGTCCCTGCGCGCCATTGTCAACGTTGAATTGCCGTTTGGGCTGTCCCGCCTCGGCCAGTCGGTGGCCAGTTTGCTGGGAAGCCGACGGTCGGCCACAAGCAAGGGCAGCGGCTTGTCCTTTCAGAAAGGGACCGggagcggcggcagcggggGGGTCAGCTCCAAGCTCAAATCATTTGGCTCGTCGACAGTGGCGTCGAGGTATGATCATGACGCGACATATGCCGGGGGCGTCTACCAGGATCTGGAACTCGGAACGCACAGTCTCGGGAACCATGACAGGTTCGGCACCAAGGTCCCGGTGGTCATGTCTGTCAGCCACAATGTCGGCAGCCCCGGGGCTCCAACGCCCCCTTCCAGCGGAGGGCATCATGGAGGCAGCACCGATCATCTTGTGCCGCCGGGTGGTGAGAACTACGTTGTGCGGATAGATCAGTTTTCGGTTCAAGAGTCATATCAAGGTCCAGGAAAGGCGCAGTGA
- a CDS encoding hypothetical protein (antiSMASH:Cluster_4; SMCOG1034:cytochrome P450; COG:Q; EggNog:ENOG50KOG0157): MMVPFPVSSPATVLFCLVAVLVISRVVSNRKLRTKRENIVTIGVNIKNNTNGIISQTSVLLRSLTSTSEWARNGYQRFSKTPIQRAFALPSMWTGSDVVVLPPALLASVLNRPEAELAAHHAQLDTIQLPYMMSDSDVYNNPLQYDVIRRTMSRQHVGSLAATTAKELQNAFSTYWSAPVKHDRDWATLDNWEACGKVFTRVAMLSLVGSPLGHDERLLDWARKYASSVITGTAFINCLPPGWIRSSAGPLFGIQARYYQSRCLRIMVPVIQERIWKLQSGAGQDVDDFLQSIILRCSRTGDPRQMDPQRIALRLLGLATMSIMGMVYVFTHCVADVYGMPDRKREELLAALEAECKREARPDEGVTFSLLDSTLNESMRLNNISVTSLARDVAVDSLHIPGVEKAGDDAGGISYTLPRGSRIVFPTQDMHRDEGVYGLNPEEFDPFRFYREFQTEGGRFDDMCKGLLVFGYGKHACPGRHYAMQTLRQTLAYLVLNYDVALVGPVDADGGYALRGKRQTLLNVNVPNVDLKIRVRRKR, from the coding sequence ATGATGGTGCCATTTCCAGTCTCCTCGCCGGCTACGGTTCTATTCTGCTTGGTAGCTGTTCTGGTTATCTCACGGGTGGTCTCGAACCGAAAGCTACGAACCAAGCGGGAGAACATCGTGACGATCGGTGTCAACAtcaaaaacaacacaaaTGGAATCATTAGCCAGACGTCAGTGCTTCTTCGCTCTCTCACTTCAACATCAGAGTGGGCTCGGAATGGATACCAACGCTTTTCAAAGACCCCTATTCAGAGGGCCTTTGCACTACCCAGCATGTGGACGGGATCTgacgtggtggtgctgcctCCGGCTCTGCTCGCATCTGTTCTCAACCGACCAGAGGCCGAGCTTGCCGCACATCACGCCCAGCTCGACACGATTCAGCTGCCGTACATGATGAGCGACTCGGATGTCTACAACAATCCACTCCAGTATGACGTTATCCGCCGGACCATGTCCCGCCAGCATGTTGGTTCACTTgcggcaacaacggcaaaGGAGTTGCAGAATGCCTTCTCGACCTACTGGTCCGCCCCAGTCAAGCATGACCGGGACTGGGCAACACTTGACAACTGGGAGGCTTGTGGTAAGGTTTTCACCCGTGTAGCCATGCTATCACTTGTCGGCTCTCCGCTCGGTCATGATGAGAGGTTACTCGACTGGGCCCGCAAATATGCCAGCTCGGTGATTACCGGTACCGCCTTCATCAACTGCCTCCCTCCGGGCTGGATTCGATCAAGTGCAGGGCCCTTGTTTGGAATCCAAGCAAGGTACTACCAGTCTCGCTGCCTCCGAATAATGGTTCCTGTCATACAGGAGAGGATCTGGAAGCTCCAGAGTGGTGCCGGGCAGGACGTGGATGACTTCCTCCAGTCGATCATCCTGCGTTGCTCTCGAACGGGAGATCCCCGGCAGATGGACCCCCAGCGCATCGCTCTTAGGCTCCTCGGCCTGGCCACCATGTCCATCATGGGCATGGTGTACGTTTTCACTCACTGCGTTGCTGATGTGTACGGAATGCCTGACCGCAAGCGAGAAGAGCTGCTCGCCGCGCTCGAGGCGGAATGCAAGCGGGAAGCCAGGCCAGACGAAGGAGTCACGTTTTCTCTTCTCGACTCAACCTTGAACGAGTCCATGCGTCTCAACAATATCAGCGTCACCAGTTTGGCACGGGATGTGGCCGTTGATAGCCTTCATATCCCGGGTGTTGAAAAGGCGGGTGACGATGCTGGCGGTATTTCCTACACGTTGCCACGCGGTTCCCGCATCGTCTTTCCAACACAGGACATGCAtagggatgagggggtgtATGGGCTTAACCCGGAGGAGTTTGATCCCTTCCGGTTCTATCGAGAGTTTCAGACAGAAGGGGGGAGATTCGATGATATGTGTAAGGGTCTGCTGGTGTTCGGGTATGGAAAGCACGCCTGTCCAGGCAGGCACTACGCTATGCAGACGCTGAGGCAGACTCTGGCATATCTGGTGCTCAATTACGATGTTGCGTTGGTTGGTCCAGTCGATGCTGATGGGGGGTATGCCTTGAGAGGGAAGAGGCAAACGCTACTGAACGTGAACGTGCCCAACGTAGATCTCAAGATCCGCGTCAGGCGCAAGAGATAG
- a CDS encoding hypothetical protein (antiSMASH:Cluster_4; EggNog:ENOG503P6CW; COG:S), whose product MSSPLREQIITTAKAWVKAHNDRDAQAIKSLASPDFTAHFHPASLPPQGDKDAEGYAAFQAQAFPLFATYHAELVDTVVDETQLKAVVYLNSNGTAAVPGVTEPYKNQYVHKLTLTEDAKLVRVFDSFVDSAGMLGFMGKVFAATGGAPEGGK is encoded by the coding sequence atgtcatcccccctccgcgagcaaatcatcaccacagccaAAGCCTGGGTAAAGGCTCATAACGACCGTGACGCCCAGGCCATCAAgtccctcgcctcccccgaCTTCACCGCACACTTCCATCCTGCCTCGCTCCCTCCCCAGGGTGACAAAGACGCAGAAGGGTACGCCGCCTTCCAGGCCCAGGCCTTCCCTCTCTTCGCGACTTACCACGCTGAGCTCGTCGATACTGTGGTTGACGAGACCCAGCTCAAGGCGGTGGTCtacctcaacagcaacggcacCGCGGCCGTGCCCGGTGTCACCGAGCCGTACAAGAACCAGTATGTGCACAAGCTGACCTTGACCGAGGACGCCaagttggtgagggtgtttgATTCTTTTGTTGATAGCGCGGGGATGTTGGGTTTTATGGGGAAGGTGTTTGCTGCCACTGGGGGGGCGCCTGAGGGTGGGAAGTAA
- a CDS encoding hypothetical protein (antiSMASH:Cluster_4; SMCOG1042:O-methyltransferase; EggNog:ENOG503NWHF; COG:S), with amino-acid sequence MPGSSTPSCSKPRILELADRISHSAAHLDSILRAKDVPSPSFAEDAPAPYPSETDDVRDVIIDAAAELYDLLLEPMALLYKKTGHNNMVCLQFITRFSVADMVPAGGQISFGDVAAKVPGLTESIVGRLLRHAMTMHVFHEPQPGMVAHTKASKALQTNPVLNAWLRNGTHEMWPAAVKMLDALEKWPESSEPSETGFALANGTVATAFEILGSDPARAARFGRAMSIYAMKPEYSPSYLTEYFDWASLESARVLAVAGASYFQVAVELARRFPNLQVTVQDTAQALPVPAAGAVPADVEERLNVAVVEDTFAPQMSSTQPVDVVLLRWVLHIWPDKYCVRLLRAQVPLMRTGTRLVIQDVIFPKPGTVAQWREQDLRASDVHMANLFNGKERTAEEWEALVVDADPRFVVSRVVEPKGSALGIIEVAWQE; translated from the exons ATGCCTGGATCATCAACGCCGTCGTGCTCCAAGCCAAGAATCTTGGAGCTCGCAGATAGAATCAGCCACTCGGCAGCCCACCTGGACAGTATTCTGCGCGCCAAGGATGTTCCCTCACCCTCGTTTGCGGAGGATGCCCCTGCTCCTTACCCGTCAGAAACGGATGATGTCCGGGACGTCATCATCGACGCTGCCGCCGAGTTGTATGATCTGTTGCTCGAGCCCATGGCCTTGCTCTACAAAAAGACGGGA CACAACAATATGGTGTGCCTCCAGTTCATAACCCGCTTCAGTGTCGCCGACATGGTGCCGGCGGGCGGACAGATCTCctttggtgatgttgctgcAAAGGTCCCAGGGCTGACTGAATCCATCGTCGGCCGTCTACTGCGACATGCCATGACGATGCACGTGTTCCACGAGCCCCAACCCGGCATGGTCGCCCATACCAAAGCCTCCAAAGCCCTTCAAACCAACCCGGTGTTGAACGCTTGGCTGAGGAACGGAACCCATGAGATGTGGCCGGCTGCAGTCAAGATGCTTGACGCCCTAGAAAAGTGGCCCGAGTCCTCAGAGCCGTCAGAGACGGGGTTTGCCCTGGCGAATGGTACAGTTGCCACCGCCTTTGAGATCCTCGGTAGCGACCCCGCCCGGGCCGCCAGGTTCGGTCGCGCCATGAGTATCTACGCCATGAAGCCCGAGTACTCGCCTTCTTACCTGACAGAATACTTCGACTGGGCAAGTCTTGAATCGGCGCGTGttctggcggtggcgggggcCTCCTATTTCCAAGTCGCTGTTGAACTTGCTCGAAGATTCCCCAACTTGCAGGTCACGGTGCAAGACACGGCACAAGCTCTGCCTGTTCCGGCGGCTGGAGCAGTGCCAGCCGATGTGGAGGAACGGTTGAACGTCGCGGTCGTAGAAGATACCTTTGCTCCCCAGATGTCTAGCACACAGCCAGTTGATGTCGTACTGCTCCGTTGGGTGCTGCATATTTGGCCTGACAAGTATTGTGTCCGTCTGCTGAGAGCACAGGTCCCTCTGATGCGAACTGGAACAAGGCTTGTAATCCAGGACGTCATCTTTCCGAAGCCAGGAACAGTAGCACAGTGGCGGGAACAGGACTTGAG GGCGAGCGATGTCCACATGGCAAACCTTTTTAATGGCAAAGAGAGGACAGCCGAGGAGTGGGAGGCACTTGTCGTCGATGCCGATCCGCGATTTGTGGTCTCGCGCGTGGTTGAGCCCAAGGGATCAGCTCTGGGCATCATTGAAGTTGCGTGGCAGGAGTGA
- a CDS encoding hypothetical protein (antiSMASH:Cluster_4; SMCOG1199:NmrA family protein; EggNog:ENOG503PAIR; COG:S), translated as MASQTHSVFVTGVTGNIGGAVAKLLREQHGWDVKSTVRDPDSPGAKALAALGVQLLPGSWDDIPSLVDAMSGIDKLFVCTATHVEDPGLEQVHAVNIVRAAQSVGSIKQVVICTSVGVFSHQEGDKAQHSTFFDKVMTAKRVGERAVTEDSPWKWTILRPAIFMTNFLAPQVDYFSPGFRASGVWRSTMTSETPLALVLPEDIAKIAVTVFGQDEKYHGRVLGVAGDVLTVEDALTQLGDKTKRSYTPYYMSDDEIEEQKESLCFTVAEKSLRHMADNIDLDELRSMADLTSFKGFLEKQEELVKLAYSG; from the coding sequence ATGGCATCACAGACACATTCCGTTTTTGTTACCGGCGTCACCGGCAATATTGGAGGTGCTGTGGCAAAACTGCTGCGAGAACAGCATGGATGGGACGTCAAATCCACAGTTCGCGATCCCGATTCTCCTGGAGCAAAGGCTCTGGCAGCCCTTGGTGTGCAACTTCTTCCAGGCAGCTGGGACGATATTCCCTCTTTGGTGGATGCCATGTCTGGCATCGACAAGTTGTTTGTCTGCACAGCCACACACGTTGAGGATCCAGGCCTGGAGCAGGTCCATGCCGTCAATATTGTGCGCGCTGCTCAGTCCGTCGGCAGCATCAAGCAGGTTGTCATATGTACATCGGTCGGTGTCTTCTCTCACCAGGAGGGGGACAAGGCGCAGCACAGCACATTCTTCGACAAGGTCATGACGGCAAAGAGGGTCGGCGAGCGAGCAGTCACCGAAGACTCTCCCTGGAAGTGGACGATACTTCGTCCAGCCATCTTCATGACCAATTTCCTCGCCCCTCAGGTCGACTATTTCAGTCCAGGATTCCGGGCATCGGGTGTTTGGCGAAGCACCATGACATCGGAGACACCACTTGCCCTTGTCCTCCCCGAAGATATTGCCAAGATTGCCGTCACAGTGTTTGGGCAAGACGAAAAGTATCATGGCCGAGTCTTGGGTGTTGCGGGCGACGTGCTCACGGTGGAGGACGCGTTGACCCAGCTAGGGGACAAAACAAAGCGGTCTTACACGCCGTATTACATGTCAGAtgatgagattgaggagcagaaggagtCCCTGTGTTTTACCGTTGCTGAAAAGTCTTTGCGTCACATGGCCGATAACATTGACCTTGATGAGTTAAGGTCCATGGCCGACCTGACTAGCTTCAAGGGATTTTTGGAGAAGCAAGAGGAGCTGGTCAAGCTCGCCTATAGCGGCTAG